From Gallus gallus isolate bGalGal1 chromosome 14, bGalGal1.mat.broiler.GRCg7b, whole genome shotgun sequence, one genomic window encodes:
- the PSMG3 gene encoding proteasome assembly chaperone 3 isoform X1 — protein sequence MAASPVVTSKRRQEAVRGVRTEVVCTAFSNAVLVVVTQYGKMGTLVYVDPDTVGDNVGRPSLSTKVLLGKDEPLVHVCAKNLVAFVSQEAGNKPVLLAMALKDKTMEGIQALREVIRSCQVW from the exons ATGGCGGCGAGTCCCGTGGTGACGTCAAAGCGGCGGCAGGAAGCGGTGCGCGGGGTCCGCACGGAGGTGGTTTGCACCGCGTTCTCCAACGCCGTCCTCGTGGTGGTCACGCAGTACGGCAAGATGGGCACGCTCGTCTACGTGGACCCCGACACCGTAGGGGACAACGTTGGCAGGCCTTCGCTCAGCACCAAAGTGCTGCTGGGCAAGGATGAG CCCCTCGTCCACGTTTGTGCCAAAAACCTGGTGGCATTCGTGTCTCAGGAAGCTGGGAACAAACCTGTTCTTCTCGCCATGGCTTTGAAGGACAAGACCATGGAAGGAATACAAGCTCTACGGGAAGTGATCCGGAGCTGCCAAGTGTGGTGA